A stretch of the Chelonoidis abingdonii isolate Lonesome George chromosome 11, CheloAbing_2.0, whole genome shotgun sequence genome encodes the following:
- the LOC116832351 gene encoding olfactory receptor 13H1-like — protein sequence MEGDNDSVVTEFILVGISGGPHVKFTLFGFLFAIYLLTLVGNTLLILLTRMDLRLHTPMYFFLSNLSFLDICYITINVPQLMVHCLSKRPSISLGRCLAQMYISRFLGITECLLLAVMAYDRWVAICKPLRYTLVMSNRVCLQLAAMSWSGSLLLCLSDFLAKQPRFCGPNIINHFACELQSMLKLACSDTRSNQIVMISTSVLILLVPFSFILMAYVHIIVAVLRIHSTQGRTKAFSTCASHITVVALFYGAAIFVYLRPQSKSSADQDKYISLLYGAVTPILNPLIYSLRNKDVKEALRKLAGEKMNC from the coding sequence ATGGAAGGAGACAATGACTCTGTGGTGACTGAATTCATCCTGGTAGGAATTTCTGGTGGCCCTCATGTGAAGTTCACCCTCTTTGGCTTCCTTTTTGCAATCTACCTACTGACCCTGGTCGGAAACACTCTCCTGATCCTGCTCACCAGAATGGATCTCCGactccacacccccatgtactttttcCTCAGTAACTTGTCCTTCTTAGATATCTGCTATATCACCATCAATGTCCCTCAGTTGATGGTCCATTGTCTCTCCAAGAGACCCTCCATCTCCCTGGGCAGGTGCTTGGCTCAGATGTACATCTCACGCTTCTTGGGGATAACTGAGTGCCTTCTGCTGGCTGTGATGGCTTATGACCGCTGGGTAGCCATCTGCAAGCCACTGCGCTATACCCTTGTCATGAGCAACAGGGTCTGCCTCCAACTGGCAGCCATGTCATGGAGTGGCAGTCTCCTCCTGTGCCTGTCTGATTTCCTGGCCAAGCAACCTCGTTTTTGCGGGCCCAACATCATCAACCACTTTGCTTGTGAGCTCCAGTCCATGCTGAAGTTGGCCTGTTCGGACACCCGCAGCAACCAAATCGTGATGATCAGCACCAGCGTTCTGATCCTGCTGGTGCCCTTTTCCTTCATCCTCATGGCCTATGTCCACATCATTGTGGCTGTGCTGAGGATCCACTCCACCCAGGGCAGGACCAAGGCCTTCTCCACTTGTGCCTCCCACATCACCGTGGTGGCCTTGTTTTACGGGGCGGCCATCTTCGTGTATCTGCGACCTCAGTCCAAATCTTCCGCGGATCAGGACAAGTACATTTCCCTTTTGTATGGAGCAGTCACTCCGATTCTAAACCCTctgatctacagcctgagaaacaaggaTGTGAAGGAGGCCCTGAGGAAGTTGGCAGGAGAGAAAATGAATTGCTGA